One Aquila chrysaetos chrysaetos chromosome 22, bAquChr1.4, whole genome shotgun sequence genomic window carries:
- the ATOX1 gene encoding copper transport protein ATOX1, producing MPKHEFFVDMTCEGCSNAVTRVLHRLGGVQFDIDLPNKKVCIDSEHNVDTLLETLKKTGKNTSYLGEKSAQ from the exons ATGCCG AAACACGAGTTCTTTGTGGACATGACCTGCGAAGGCTGCTCCAATGCGGTCACCCGTGTCCTGCACAGGCTGGGAG GTGTCCAGTTTGATATTGACCTGCCCAACAAGAAGGTGTGCATTGACTCAGAGCACAACGTTGACACCCTATTGGAAACCCTAAAGAAGACTGGAAAGAACACTTCCTACCTTGGGGAGAAGTCCGCGCAGTAG
- the G3BP1 gene encoding ras GTPase-activating protein-binding protein 1 isoform X1, with translation MVMEKPSPLLVGREFVRQYYTLLNQAPDYLHRFYGKNSSYVHGGLDSNGKPADAVYGQSDIHKKVLSLNFKDCHTKIRHVDAHATLNDGVVVQVMGELSNNMQPVRRFMQTFVLAPEGSVANKFYVHNDIFRYQDEVFGDSDTEPPEESEEEGEEPEERQQTPEAVPDDTGAYYEQAVSNDIEEHLEETAAEAEPEPEPEPEQEPEPEVHEEKSEPVLEESAPEETVEKSPSPAPADPAPAVQEDSRTFSWASVTSKNLPPSGAVPVSGIPPHVVKVPVSQPRPEAKPESQTPPQRPQRDQRVREQRTSIPPQRGPRPIREGEQGDVETRRIVRYPDSHQLFVGNLPHDVDKTELKDFFQKLGFSLAGYGNVVELRINSGGKLPNFGFVVFDDPEPVQKILSSRPIMFRGEVRLNVEEKKTRAAREGDRRDNRPRGPGGTRGGLGGGIRGPPRGGMSQKPGFGAGRGIGQRQ, from the exons ATGGTGATGGAGAAGCCAAGTCCCCTGCTGGTCGGGCGGGAATTTGTGAGGCAGTACTATACTCTGCTGAACCAAGCACCTGACTATTTGCACAG GTTTTATGGAAAGAACTCTTCCTATGTCCATGGTGGCTTGGATTCCAATGGAAAACCAGCTGACGCAGTCTACGGGCAATCT GATATCCACAAGAAGGTGCTGTCATTAAACTTCAAGGATTGCCACACAAAGATTCGTCATGTGGATGCCCATGCTACTCTCAACGATGGTGTTGTAGTCCAGGTGATGGGAGAGCTCTCCAATAACATGCAGCCTGTGCGCAGATTCATGCAAACATTTGTACTTGCCCCTGAG GGTTCTGTTGCAAACAAGTTTTATGTCCACAATGATATCTTCCGCTACCAAGATGAGGTTTTTGGTGACTCTGACACCGAGCCTCCAGAGG aatcagaggaggaaggggaggaaccTGAGGAAAGACAGCAGACACCTGAGGCTGTTCCTGATGATACCGGTGCTTATTACGAGCAGGCTGTCAG CAATGACATTGAGGAACACCTGGAAGAGACGGCTGCAGAGGCGGAGCCTGAGCCAGAGCCAGAGCCTGAACAGGAACCTGAACCAGAGGTGcatgaagaaaaatctgagcCAGTATTAGAGGAGTCGGCTCCAGAAGAGACTGTGGAAAAGagtccttctccagctcctgctgatcCAGCTCCTGCAGTGCAAGAGGACTCCAGG acaTTTTCCTGGGCATCAGTAACCAGTAAGAACCTCCCTCCAAGTGGAGCTGTTCCAGTATCAGGAATACCACCTCATGTTGTTAAAGTACCAGTCTCGCAG CCTCGCCCTGAGGCAAAGCCTGAATCTCAGACCCCACCTCAGAGACCGCAGAGGGATCAGCGAGTGAGGGAGCAGCGAACAAGCATCCCACCACAGAGGGGTCCTAGACCAA TTCGTGAGGGTGAACAAGGCGATGTGGAAACGAGACGAATTGTGAGATACCCAGACAGTCATCAGCTGTTTGTTGGGAACCTTCCCCATGATGTGGATAAAACTGAACTTAAAGACTTTTTCCAAA AACTTGGCTTTTCTCTTGCAGGCTATGGCAATGTTGTTGAACTCCGCATCAACAGTGGTGGAAAGCTCCCCAATTTTGGGTTTGTGGTGTTTGATGATCCTGAACCAGTTCAGAAGATCCTTAGCAGCAGG CCCATCATGTTCAGGGGAGAGGTGCGCCTGAATGTGGAGGAGAAGAAAACGCGAGCTGCCAGGGAGGGTGACCGCAGAGATAACAGACCACGTGGACCTGGAGGCACTCGTGGGGGGCTGGGAGGTGGGATTCGAGGGCCTCCACGTGGAGGAATGTCCCAGAAGCCAGGATTTGGAGCTGGAAGGGGGATCGGGCAACGCCAGTGA
- the G3BP1 gene encoding ras GTPase-activating protein-binding protein 1 isoform X2, giving the protein MVMEKPSPLLVGREFVRQYYTLLNQAPDYLHRFYGKNSSYVHGGLDSNGKPADAVYGQSDIHKKVLSLNFKDCHTKIRHVDAHATLNDGVVVQVMGELSNNMQPVRRFMQTFVLAPEGSVANKFYVHNDIFRYQDEVFGDSDTEPPEESEEEGEEPEERQQTPEAVPDDTGAYYEQAVSNDIEEHLEETAAEAEPEPEPEPEQEPEPEVHEEKSEPVLEESAPEETVEKSPSPAPADPAPAVQEDSRTFSWASVTSKNLPPSGAVPVSGIPPHVVKVPVSQPRPEAKPESQTPPQRPQRDQRVREQRTSIPPQRGPRPIREGEQGDVETRRIVRYPDSHQLFVGNLPHDVDKTELKDFFQSYGNVVELRINSGGKLPNFGFVVFDDPEPVQKILSSRPIMFRGEVRLNVEEKKTRAAREGDRRDNRPRGPGGTRGGLGGGIRGPPRGGMSQKPGFGAGRGIGQRQ; this is encoded by the exons ATGGTGATGGAGAAGCCAAGTCCCCTGCTGGTCGGGCGGGAATTTGTGAGGCAGTACTATACTCTGCTGAACCAAGCACCTGACTATTTGCACAG GTTTTATGGAAAGAACTCTTCCTATGTCCATGGTGGCTTGGATTCCAATGGAAAACCAGCTGACGCAGTCTACGGGCAATCT GATATCCACAAGAAGGTGCTGTCATTAAACTTCAAGGATTGCCACACAAAGATTCGTCATGTGGATGCCCATGCTACTCTCAACGATGGTGTTGTAGTCCAGGTGATGGGAGAGCTCTCCAATAACATGCAGCCTGTGCGCAGATTCATGCAAACATTTGTACTTGCCCCTGAG GGTTCTGTTGCAAACAAGTTTTATGTCCACAATGATATCTTCCGCTACCAAGATGAGGTTTTTGGTGACTCTGACACCGAGCCTCCAGAGG aatcagaggaggaaggggaggaaccTGAGGAAAGACAGCAGACACCTGAGGCTGTTCCTGATGATACCGGTGCTTATTACGAGCAGGCTGTCAG CAATGACATTGAGGAACACCTGGAAGAGACGGCTGCAGAGGCGGAGCCTGAGCCAGAGCCAGAGCCTGAACAGGAACCTGAACCAGAGGTGcatgaagaaaaatctgagcCAGTATTAGAGGAGTCGGCTCCAGAAGAGACTGTGGAAAAGagtccttctccagctcctgctgatcCAGCTCCTGCAGTGCAAGAGGACTCCAGG acaTTTTCCTGGGCATCAGTAACCAGTAAGAACCTCCCTCCAAGTGGAGCTGTTCCAGTATCAGGAATACCACCTCATGTTGTTAAAGTACCAGTCTCGCAG CCTCGCCCTGAGGCAAAGCCTGAATCTCAGACCCCACCTCAGAGACCGCAGAGGGATCAGCGAGTGAGGGAGCAGCGAACAAGCATCCCACCACAGAGGGGTCCTAGACCAA TTCGTGAGGGTGAACAAGGCGATGTGGAAACGAGACGAATTGTGAGATACCCAGACAGTCATCAGCTGTTTGTTGGGAACCTTCCCCATGATGTGGATAAAACTGAACTTAAAGACTTTTTCCAAA GCTATGGCAATGTTGTTGAACTCCGCATCAACAGTGGTGGAAAGCTCCCCAATTTTGGGTTTGTGGTGTTTGATGATCCTGAACCAGTTCAGAAGATCCTTAGCAGCAGG CCCATCATGTTCAGGGGAGAGGTGCGCCTGAATGTGGAGGAGAAGAAAACGCGAGCTGCCAGGGAGGGTGACCGCAGAGATAACAGACCACGTGGACCTGGAGGCACTCGTGGGGGGCTGGGAGGTGGGATTCGAGGGCCTCCACGTGGAGGAATGTCCCAGAAGCCAGGATTTGGAGCTGGAAGGGGGATCGGGCAACGCCAGTGA